Below is a genomic region from Miscanthus floridulus cultivar M001 chromosome 1, ASM1932011v1, whole genome shotgun sequence.
TTCAGATCGCGGAACTACTGCTCGACGAAGAAGCTAGGAAGAACACGGCACATAGCAATGTGGGCATGTGGACCGATCGTTCAATTACATACAGCGTTCCGACAACTTGGCTCGTGATGGTGGTAGTCTTGTCGGCGCTGAAGAGCCTTGCCAGCCCGAAATCGGAGATCTTCGGGTTCATGTCGGCGTCCAGCAGGATGTTGCTCGCCTTCAGGTCGCGGTGGACGATTCTGATCTGTGAATCCTCGTGGAGGTATAGCAGGCCTCGTGCTGTTCCATAGAGTATGCGGTACCTTGTCTCCCAGTCCAACAATGGACGCTTCTCAGGGACTGCAAGAAGGCCAGACATTAGTGATATACTCGCATCTTGAGGACTCAAAGATTCTTAGCTGGCATGTCTGAGGTCGAGCACAGGAAGGACAGTGGCAGTGTTCTGTACCAAAAAGGAAGGTGTCTAGGCTTCGATTAAGCATGTACTCGTAGACAAGCAGCTTCTCCTGTCCCTTCAAGCAAACGCCGAGAAGCTTTGCAAGATTGTTGTGCCGAAGCTTGGCGACCAGCAGCAACTCGTTCCTCATCTCTTTCAGGCCTTGCTCTGAAGCCTTGTCCAGCCTCTTCACGGCGATTTGTCGTCCATCAGGCAAGAAACCCTGAAATTTTAGGCACCGTGTTTATGATGTACTGCATATTTCTGAATGTCCCCAGAGAGATGTGTCTCTACACTACTCTCTAGCAATGGTACCTTGTATACCGCGCCAAAGCCTCCATGTCCAAGCTTATTCTCTTCGGCAAAATTTGCAGTTGCCCTTCTCAGTGTTTCCAGGTCAAAGAGGAGCGACCCGGAATCGTCAGCTTCCTCCGCATCTGCATACACGTGCTTATTCTCATCATTCACCATTAAAGTTATGAATTTTCGCCATGTTCCTTTTGCTTTGAGACTCATTTCTACCatccttttctttttattcttagtatttatgttttctgaAATATCAAAGATATATGCAGAACTTGATCAGGAACAGGGCGCACAACTCACATCGTTTTACTTGTGCTTTTCTCCAGAGGTAGATCATGAACGTGGACAGGAGGAGGACAACTAGGACCCCGAGAACAATGGCCACTACTGTTGCTGCATATCCTGTTCCCCTTGTCCTCTTTGCTGCACATACAATACATACAATGCAGATAATTAGAGCGATTAAGGAGATGTTTGGCAGAGTGACTTAGGCGGGGAGCAGGTAAGAATCACTTTTCCGTTTACACTAGGAGGTGGAAGCTTAAAAAATACTACTCTCTACTGAATCACTCTAGAATCAATTCTACCTGCTCCCTACCTTAGCTCCTCCACCGTAATCAAGTAGAATCACTCTATTAGAGAATCAAGGAGCAGAGCAAGAGAATCCCAGGAGTGGAGCTATCTCCCAAAGAAGGCCTAAAGCTCGAGGACTACAGTAGTTGCAACTGTTAACGATAATTTCATAATTTATATTTGTGGACGATTCATAGATACTTgctacaattactacgatgatttGGGTTTCTGTTTTTCTATCTGAAATTATGCAAAGAGCCTACCATCGTCGTGGGCTGCTGCACCCGGCGGAGCCGGCGTCAACGTAGGTGCAACAAGCTTCACTACCGGGCTGCTGTCATAGAAGAGGTACACCTCGAATCTCAGGTTGCACCACACCGCGTTGAACTGGAGGCCGGTTGAGCCGTTGAACACGGCCGGCATCTCGTCCTTGAGCCTGCCGAGGCATGCCAGGCACGCCTCGGGAGCCAGGTTGGGCGTGCACTGCACCAGCCCGTAGATGTTGTGCACCAAGTTGCTGTCCGTGGTCGTGAACCCTTTGGCGGAGGTCACCACCCCGGCGGCGTATCTCTTCGTCGAGTTCCGCGCCGCCCAGGCGGACAGCGCGGCCACGAGGTCGGCCGCGAGCCCCACGAACCGACCGGGGTCGGCGGTGACGTTCACCTGCAGGTTGGTGCCGTACCGCACCAGCTCCGCGGCGTCGCCTGGGCTGGCCAGGAAGTCCGTGTCCGAGTACCGGAGGAGGCAGCGGTCGTAGTAGATGGACACGTCCCTGACGCCCCTGCAGTTGCCGAAGGCGATGTCCGGCGCGAGCGCGAGGCAGGACGCGCACCCGCTGCCGTTGACGTCGCCGCGGCAGAGCGCGAGGCCCCACGTCTGGTCTGGGGCGTGGCCGAGCGTGGCGGTGGCGAAGCCTACGGCGGAGCTGGACGCGTTGGCGGACAGGGACCCGAGGAGCGCGACGACGTTGGAGCGGTAGGTGGAGTTAAGGGCGTAGGAGCTGCCGTTGTTGCAGAGGTAGTTGAAAGCGTGGCTGCTGCCCGGCCAGTGAACGGAGAAGAGAAGCAGCAGTAGGAGGACGGCGGCCATGTTGAGCGTGCAGGGTGCGGCGGCCATGAGGTTTACAGAGAGCGAAATTCCGACCCAACGTCTATAAAGAGAAATAACAAAAAGTAGAGTAACGAGGACAGACCGGTACACAGGCCAACATCGtgcaaagaaaatgaaaagtagGGTCTTCAATCAGAATGATAATTATTCTCTATTTCCATGACCTGCACTATACGCAACGAAATAAACTTCCAGGCTTCCTACCTGCTACCTATTTCTCACTCACAAGAGCTTCGACCTTGCTTATACTAGAATTTCTCTTGCCTTCATTCCCATAAGAGAAAAGCTTTCCTACCCTAGATCCTAAGTATAGACATTTCCTCTTTATTTACTATTAGATAGAGTAGAACGACCGTACCAAGCACCATCCCTATGTTGACTAATGCCATGCAAAAAAATCTACTCCTATGAATTCACATCTCTTTTCCATAAACTCCTATGAGAGGACCACTGACGACAAGACAACAGAAAAGTAGCTTACCCAACGAATATACATAGGAGTGAAACCTTCCACCGTTTTCGCTCATTATCATATCCAACGAATATACATCGGATAGCTTTCTTGTCGAATTTACTTCGGCTCGCTCTTTTGATAGCCAAGAGTCCCGATCTTTCACTCCATCATGCCTTCGGTAAGGGCTGGCTCACAAGATACAGCCAGAGGTGTGTCCTTGCTTGTATTATCAGAAATCACCGATCCACCAACCCTTGAATTTCGTTCTAGTGACAAGGACCTACCTTCAAGCTGAGCGATTGAGAAAAATCTCTGTTATAGCTGCCATTTCTTATTCATATTGGACCACTGACCAAGGGGAAACCATAATAATAATGAGAGATAAGATGCAGCTCACTTGGAAAAAACCCTGTTCTTATTCCTTTACTTGTGTTCAGCTTTGTCATTGGTATGACAATCCGTTCTGTCAGACCCATCATAGGTTGTGTAAGGTATTATTGCCGTCACTTCAACAACTGAAAAGGTTTTTTCTAAAGTCGCCACTAGGACACTTGTTAGGAAGGCCTGGGAATGACCCTCTTGCCCTCCAATCTGAAAAAGCAGGAATGCAGAAAAATCATCACATTAACTACGCCATTCTTGAGCGCCCATCAGTATCCTcctatgtaacaccccaggtgtttgtcaccagttaagcaatgggtttgagctcaaacatgacatgtcgagtggtattgtaggtgtcaagatcaaatctacatgatggcgctccaacttaaacttgggccacgcacatttgcttacatatggacccttgttaagattatgcaagagtaatgttaaacatgcttattccatgtacattacatccacatgcatccatctagacccgtggaaaagtttcatgaagtttggaatcaaaaagtcacataaaatgataagtcatatctttgcatgaattgctttatcaagtggatggaaacctatgaagtcaaccaaaccttggtaccttgctcaaacaactctacttgcactcatgaacaaaagttatgaagggttca
It encodes:
- the LOC136473300 gene encoding cysteine-rich receptor-like protein kinase 6; protein product: MAAAPCTLNMAAVLLLLLLFSVHWPGSSHAFNYLCNNGSSYALNSTYRSNVVALLGSLSANASSSAVGFATATLGHAPDQTWGLALCRGDVNGSGCASCLALAPDIAFGNCRGVRDVSIYYDRCLLRYSDTDFLASPGDAAELVRYGTNLQVNVTADPGRFVGLAADLVAALSAWAARNSTKRYAAGVVTSAKGFTTTDSNLVHNIYGLVQCTPNLAPEACLACLGRLKDEMPAVFNGSTGLQFNAVWCNLRFEVYLFYDSSPVVKLVAPTLTPAPPGAAAHDDAKRTRGTGYAATVVAIVLGVLVVLLLSTFMIYLWRKAQVKRYAEEADDSGSLLFDLETLRRATANFAEENKLGHGGFGAVYKGFLPDGRQIAVKRLDKASEQGLKEMRNELLLVAKLRHNNLAKLLGVCLKGQEKLLVYEYMLNRSLDTFLFVPEKRPLLDWETRYRILYGTARGLLYLHEDSQIRIVHRDLKASNILLDADMNPKISDFGLARLFSADKTTTITSQVVGTLGYMAPEYAVLGQLSVKLDVYSLGVLILEIVTGRKNTDMFESASGESIILLSYVWDHWVRGTALEAVDPFLDCQSPETESEVMKCIHLGLLCVQENPVDRPTMLDVLVMLHGQSSGGFAAPSKPAFAFAYGETMSSDERRNVSLNGMSVSEFQPR